Part of the Bradyrhizobium sp. AZCC 1721 genome, GCGCGACGGTCTGGGGGCCAAGGCCTCGATGATCGTATCGGAGGCTCCATTCGAGGTGACCGCGCCGACGGTCGATTCCCAGATCGTTCAGATCAAATCCGCGAATGCCGATGTTCTGCTGACGATCGCAACGCCGAAATTTGCGGCGCAGAGCATCAGGAAGGTCGCCGAGGTGGGATGGAGACCCGTTCACATCGTTAGCAACGTTTCGTCGTCGGTGAACAGCGTGATGAAGCCGGCCGGCTTCGAAAACGCTCTGGGTGTGTTGAGTGCCGTTTATCTCAAAGACGCAAACGATCCGAAGTGGAAGAACGACCCCGGCATGAACGAGTGGTCGGGCTTCATGGACAAGTATTTTCCTGAGGGCGACAAAGGCGACGGCTTCACGGTGTACGGCTACGCCGTCGGAAAGACCATGGTCGAAGTACTCAAAAAGTGCGGCGACAATCTCACCCGCGAGAACGTGCTCAAGCAGGCGACCAGTCTCGATATCGAGGTCGGACCGTTACTTCCCGGCATCCGCCTTAAAAGCAGCCCGACCGACTACAACTTGATCAAACAGCTTCAGATGCAGCGATTCCAGGGTGGCAGCTGGGAACTGTTCGGGCCGCTCCTCAGCTCCGAACGCAGCTGACTCGCTCTTCTGTTCAGACAAAGAAGACCTATGCACCGCACAGGCCTTCCCTCTGCGGGCTCCTCGACCGGCTCCCTTCAACGCCGCACTCGCACGCTCTTGTTCAAGCGTTACGTCAGATGCGCCTTCAGGGCGGGCCATCCCGAAGGAAGGGGCAGAACAACAGCGTCCGCTACCCGACTCGAAGCTGATCAAGGTCGAATACGACCGCATCTTCCTTCCGAAGGCAGGCTGGGCACGCGTGCCGCTCCAGCCGCTCTGATGGCCGCTTGTTCCCTGTCCCGAGCTAGTCAAGATGCGGCTTCAGCGCGTACAGGCCAAGAGCAGCCAGCGAAAAGATCGTCAACACCGCGCCTAGCGCAAACATTGCTTCATGCGACAGGGTAGCGGCCAACCATACGCCGGCCGCGGCGTTCATCATTTGCCAGAAACCGAGCAGCGCTGAAGCCGCGCCGGCTTTCTCGCCGAACGGAGAGAGCGCCTGCGCGGTGCCGAGCGGACTGACTATGGCCATACCAAAGAGGAACACGCACATCGCGCAGAGAAATGGCAAGAAAGTCGGGCTGAACAGCGAGACGAGCAAGATCGCCACGCTGCCCGTGGCCGTTGTCAACAAACCGGCGCGGATCGAGAGTTCGAGCCCGTAGCGTGATGCAAATTTCGTCGCCATCATGCCGGCAACGAATACGATCAGGACGGTGCCGGCGAAGAACAG contains:
- a CDS encoding ABC transporter substrate-binding protein, which encodes MDYRLLKAAGSLLAASLLGAATATGAIAQKAYDAGASDTEIKIGNIMPYSGPASAYSVIGKTFSAYFKMVNEQGGINGRKVNFISYDDGYSPPKTVEQTRKLVENDEVLLLFGILGTPGNSAIHKYVNTKKIPHLFLATGASKWVDPQNFPWTIAFIPNYQNEARIYAQYIMKNHPNAKIGVLYQNDDFGKDYLIGLRDGLGAKASMIVSEAPFEVTAPTVDSQIVQIKSANADVLLTIATPKFAAQSIRKVAEVGWRPVHIVSNVSSSVNSVMKPAGFENALGVLSAVYLKDANDPKWKNDPGMNEWSGFMDKYFPEGDKGDGFTVYGYAVGKTMVEVLKKCGDNLTRENVLKQATSLDIEVGPLLPGIRLKSSPTDYNLIKQLQMQRFQGGSWELFGPLLSSERS